The sequence AGGAAATCCGCATGTAAAGTCGCCAAAGAAAAAATTGCAGACATCTGCAAAGAAGCCGGAACAACTCCAGTGCAATATCAAACTGGTTCAGGATACTTCATGGCCACACTACTACGAAAAGGGACAGAAAAAAGCAAAAAAGATACCACAAATGTCCCTGTAAATGATACCATAAACACGGTCATTGACCCTGTAAATGTCCCTGAAATAAATTTATCTGACAAGGAGCGACAGGTTCTTGATTTCATTATAAAGAAAAACAACATCACCGCCAAAGAAATCGCCGAAAAAATTGGCGTCAGTGATAAAACGGTTAAACGAGCCATCAGCACGCTCAAAACAAATGGGCTCATTGTACGCATCGGCAGTGACAAGAAGGGGTTCTGGAGCGTCAAGGATTGCATAATTGATTAACTTAGTAGAGGAACTTTTCAATGCCGAGGAATAGCGCGTTCAACTCGCTTTATACAAAATTTATACAAAAGGGTTCCCCGCTAGGCAGGGAGCCCTCTTTGCATCAGGAGATGAATTTTCACTCTTAATTCTGTGCAGGATTGCCCTGCATCTCAATCACCTCGATTTCGGTCGGGAGCGGATTGTTCTTGTCCTGCTTTGCGCCCAGGCTTTCCAGCTGACGGCAGGTGGTAAGCACACTCTGTCCCTTCTCGGCGAATTTTGACATTCCGTTCTGGTAAGCCTTCTGGGCATTGTCCAGCGCCTTGCCCACATCGCCCATCTGCTTTACGAACATGCCCACGCGCTTGAGCATTTCGTTTGCAAGTTCAAAGACCTTCTGCTGGTTTTGCGCCTGCTGCACCTGGCGCCAAGTCAGCTTGATAATGCGGAGGGCCGCATATAGGGTCTGTTCGTCGGCGATATACACGCCCTTTTCCATGGCTTCGCGCCAGAGCGAGGGCTTTTCGGCCAGCGCCCGCCAAAGCGCATCGGCGCGGGGTACGAACATAATCACAAAGTCGATAGTTTCCCTGGGCGCCTTCACGTAGTTTTCGTACTTCTTGCCGGAAAGTTCCTTTACGTGCTGTTCCAGGCTCTGGATATGCTTTTTCAGCCAATCCTTGCGCACTTCAGGGTCTTCGGCACGGTTGTACTCAAAGAACGCGGCCATCGAAACCTTGGAATCGACAATCACGTCCTTTTTCGTATCCAGATGGACGATCACATCGGGGCGCATGCTGCGGCCGCTTTCTTCAGACACCAACAGATTGCCGTTCTGGTCGCGGAGCGGCGCCTGCGTTTCGAAATGGGTCCCCTCCTGGAGCCCTAACGAGGCCAGGAGTTCCTCCAAGACGCATTCGCCCCAGTCTCCCTGAATCTTGCTGTCGTGCTTGAAGGCTCGGATCAGGTCGTCGGCGGTCTGCTTGGTCTTGGCGTTCGAATCGATGGCCTGGCTCAGCGCATCCTTGAGCGAGGTATTCGTTTCCACCTGCTTGAGGGTGCTGTCCTTCATGGTCTGCTCCATCTTGGCGATGGTTTCCTTGAGCGGATTCACCAACTGTTCCATGGTCGCATGGCCAGATTCCGCAATGTCCTTTTGACGCTGCTTGAGCATTTCCTCGGTGGCGGTTTTCGCCTCGGCCACAAGGCGCTTCGAGATGTCGTCGAAGCGTTCCTTCTGTTCATTGAAGGCATTCTGGTGAACGCGTTCCAATTCCTGCCTTTCGGTTTCAAGCCGCTTTTCAGCCGCCATTTTTTCGTCGGCAAGCCTCTTTTCGGCCCGGGACCGTTCTTCGGCGATTCTCTTTTCCGCCTCTTCTTTTTCGGCAGCAAGGCGCTTGGCGGCAGCGTCCTTTTCGTCGGCGATGCGCTTTTCTGCTTCGGCCTTTACCTCCGCGAGCTGATTTTCTGCGGTTTCGCGGGCGGCATGGAGCTTTTCAGTTTCCGCATTCAGCTGGCTCTGCAATACCGCCACTTGCGTTTCAAGTTCCGCACTGCTTTGCTTGCATTCTGCATCCCGCTGCGCGCCCTTGACACGCATTACGAGGATGCCGATTACGATTCCGAGGACTGCACTCAAAATTCCAACTGCTATGATCATACCATTCTCCTTTTGCTACTAAGAATATATCGCTTTTTCACAAAGTTTTGTTAAATTCTTTAAAATCTTTTTCTTTCCTCATTCCTCGCCCACTCCGCGTCCATAATTAGTACCTCCTCACCTGTACAGGTACGGCAGTTGCCGCATATTGTTGTAGTACAGGATCATTTCCGATTCGGGATTGTCCATGATGTGTTTCGGGTCATCTATACGGATGCAACGCACG comes from Fibrobacter sp. UWH4 and encodes:
- the rmuC gene encoding DNA recombination protein RmuC, translating into MIIAVGILSAVLGIVIGILVMRVKGAQRDAECKQSSAELETQVAVLQSQLNAETEKLHAARETAENQLAEVKAEAEKRIADEKDAAAKRLAAEKEEAEKRIAEERSRAEKRLADEKMAAEKRLETERQELERVHQNAFNEQKERFDDISKRLVAEAKTATEEMLKQRQKDIAESGHATMEQLVNPLKETIAKMEQTMKDSTLKQVETNTSLKDALSQAIDSNAKTKQTADDLIRAFKHDSKIQGDWGECVLEELLASLGLQEGTHFETQAPLRDQNGNLLVSEESGRSMRPDVIVHLDTKKDVIVDSKVSMAAFFEYNRAEDPEVRKDWLKKHIQSLEQHVKELSGKKYENYVKAPRETIDFVIMFVPRADALWRALAEKPSLWREAMEKGVYIADEQTLYAALRIIKLTWRQVQQAQNQQKVFELANEMLKRVGMFVKQMGDVGKALDNAQKAYQNGMSKFAEKGQSVLTTCRQLESLGAKQDKNNPLPTEIEVIEMQGNPAQN
- a CDS encoding HTH domain-containing protein, with amino-acid sequence MATLLRKGTEKSKKDTTNVPVNDTINTVIDPVNVPEINLSDKERQVLDFIIKKNNITAKEIAEKIGVSDKTVKRAISTLKTNGLIVRIGSDKKGFWSVKDCIID